A portion of the Actomonas aquatica genome contains these proteins:
- a CDS encoding YrhB domain-containing protein, producing the protein MSDDEPAIVDEATKEEYFGWVFFYNSRRYLETKKISFALAGNGPVVVDGASGTVTILGSAGGVDHQLSEYRRQKKPIQPPQPTTDSSAVSRG; encoded by the coding sequence GTGAGCGACGACGAGCCGGCGATCGTCGACGAAGCCACGAAAGAAGAATATTTCGGCTGGGTGTTCTTCTACAATTCGCGCCGCTACCTCGAAACCAAGAAGATCTCTTTCGCGCTCGCCGGGAATGGTCCGGTCGTGGTCGATGGAGCCTCAGGCACCGTCACCATACTCGGCAGCGCTGGAGGTGTTGACCACCAGCTTTCTGAATACCGGAGGCAGAAGAAGCCGATCCAGCCACCGCAGCCAACGACTGACAGCTCCGCTGTCAGTCGCGGCTGA
- a CDS encoding DUF4274 domain-containing protein: MYSDTQLVRIRRLAFDEYEDLEERSRLVSQVETSAELHQVAWWFNHDGFEVRELVDMAAHRHCSKGTALMIYWGLQPDWIYRQQEKGKRLDAIHLACLPFLKKLEQRVKENDFRGDAIAFSPEAMHGRQFRDDDHYRPGVRLVPAWMKLDVTGAVVERCRFEDEIT; the protein is encoded by the coding sequence ATGTATAGTGATACCCAATTAGTCCGAATACGCAGGCTCGCTTTCGACGAGTATGAAGACCTCGAAGAGCGCAGCCGATTGGTTTCGCAGGTCGAGACGTCGGCTGAGCTCCACCAAGTCGCATGGTGGTTCAATCACGACGGATTCGAAGTTCGCGAGCTCGTGGACATGGCCGCACATCGACACTGTTCGAAGGGAACGGCTTTGATGATCTACTGGGGATTGCAGCCGGATTGGATTTACAGGCAGCAAGAGAAAGGGAAGCGACTAGATGCCATACACCTTGCCTGCCTTCCCTTCCTCAAGAAGTTGGAGCAAAGAGTGAAAGAGAATGATTTTCGAGGCGATGCGATCGCATTTTCGCCAGAGGCGATGCACGGGCGCCAATTTCGAGACGATGACCACTACCGCCCTGGGGTCCGCCTTGTTCCAGCTTGGATGAAACTCGATGTGACGGGAGCTGTAGTTGAAAGGTGTCGATTTGAAGATGAAATCACCTAA
- a CDS encoding IS1182 family transposase, translating to MGTPERGVHIMAKYKPYDYAQTMMVAVSLADQLQPGTLEHTIHYVVQERLDLRAFDAEHHNDDGGRPGYDPRVLLKVVLLGYSRGLLSSRKLEAACREQIVFMALCCGQRPDHSTIATFVSGMGEERISTLFSQVLLVCHEAELLGGTHFAIDGYKLSSNAAKESSGTHEDLRKKRDKLKELVREHVRTHQHNDRRSEDGKGGGSSSLLPRDPAKRLARLQRQAERIERFLNENEPRQGRSGTEIQSNVTDNESAKMKSSHGIIQGYNANAMVDAKHQVIVHGEAFGVGDDGAVATAMLAGAATHLTHATGEDDPLRQKIVSADTGYFSNQNLEAFEAAEVDAYVPDPKFRSRDPQLATAKRHRRPTDRRKQDYRSKRRWFRGDDFTFDEATERLMCPAGQRLYRCGHDHVTAQGYRATSYRAPKTACLSCELRDRCLQHPESGNPRQVRVFHGRVTETLTSRMKDKIDTPEGRQIYSRRLGIVEPVFGNLGAQKGMNRSTLRGRAKVDTQWKLYCLVHNLEKIARHGRPIR from the coding sequence ATGGGCACGCCCGAAAGAGGCGTGCACATCATGGCGAAGTATAAACCTTATGACTACGCGCAGACGATGATGGTGGCGGTGTCGCTGGCGGACCAACTGCAGCCGGGGACACTGGAACACACGATCCACTACGTGGTGCAGGAGCGACTCGATCTGCGCGCCTTTGACGCCGAGCATCACAACGACGATGGGGGCCGCCCGGGTTACGATCCACGGGTGCTGCTCAAGGTCGTGTTGCTGGGCTACTCGCGGGGGCTGCTCAGTTCTCGCAAGCTGGAGGCGGCGTGCCGCGAACAGATCGTGTTCATGGCCCTGTGCTGCGGCCAACGGCCGGATCACAGCACGATCGCGACGTTTGTCTCGGGCATGGGCGAGGAACGCATCAGCACGCTGTTCTCACAGGTGCTCTTGGTCTGCCATGAGGCCGAGCTACTCGGAGGGACCCACTTCGCCATCGACGGCTACAAGCTCTCCAGCAACGCGGCCAAGGAATCGAGCGGCACGCATGAGGACCTGCGCAAAAAGCGCGACAAGCTCAAGGAGCTGGTGCGCGAACACGTGCGCACGCACCAGCACAACGACCGTCGCAGTGAAGACGGCAAAGGCGGCGGCAGTTCGTCCCTGCTGCCCCGCGATCCCGCCAAGCGCCTCGCGCGCCTCCAACGCCAGGCCGAGCGCATCGAACGATTCCTCAACGAAAACGAACCCCGCCAGGGCCGCAGTGGCACCGAGATCCAAAGCAACGTGACCGACAACGAGTCGGCCAAGATGAAGAGCAGCCACGGCATCATCCAGGGCTACAACGCCAACGCCATGGTCGACGCGAAGCACCAGGTCATCGTGCACGGCGAAGCCTTTGGCGTCGGCGACGACGGCGCGGTGGCCACTGCCATGCTGGCCGGCGCCGCCACCCACCTCACTCACGCCACCGGCGAGGACGACCCGTTGCGCCAAAAGATCGTGAGCGCCGACACCGGCTATTTTTCCAACCAAAACCTCGAAGCGTTCGAGGCCGCCGAGGTCGACGCCTACGTGCCCGATCCGAAGTTCCGCTCCCGTGACCCGCAACTGGCCACCGCCAAGCGGCACCGTCGCCCGACCGACCGCCGCAAACAGGACTACCGCTCCAAACGTCGCTGGTTCCGTGGCGACGACTTCACGTTCGACGAAGCCACTGAGCGCCTCATGTGCCCCGCCGGCCAGCGCCTGTATCGCTGCGGCCACGACCACGTCACCGCGCAAGGTTACCGCGCCACCTCTTACCGCGCGCCTAAGACCGCCTGCTTAAGCTGCGAGCTGCGTGACCGCTGCCTGCAACACCCCGAGAGCGGCAACCCACGCCAAGTGCGCGTCTTCCACGGACGCGTCACCGAGACCCTCACCTCGCGCATGAAGGACAAGATCGACACGCCTGAGGGCCGACAGATCTACAGCCGCCGCCTCGGCATCGTGGAGCCGGTCTTCGGCAACCTCGGCGCGCAAAAAGGCATGAACCGATCGACGCTGCGCGGTAGGGCCAAAGTGGATACCCAATGGAAACTCTACTGCCTGGTGCACAACCTGGAGAAGATCGCCCGCCACGGCAGACCCATAAGATGA
- a CDS encoding DUF805 domain-containing protein gives MMTLLFPRKIDRIAYLIRMLIFVFLCAPVSLEMARVEEEEYVPSLSLLLVSFIALIYWFMFIVRPRCRDCGWSPWISIVSFVPFLNLCLWIALLFPSSISARDEKADPVTAANGGKPPRLS, from the coding sequence ATGATGACACTGTTGTTCCCTAGGAAGATCGACCGTATCGCGTATCTAATCCGCATGCTCATCTTCGTTTTTCTGTGTGCCCCCGTTTCGCTCGAAATGGCGAGGGTTGAAGAGGAGGAATACGTTCCGTCGCTATCCCTACTCTTAGTTTCATTCATTGCGCTGATCTATTGGTTCATGTTTATCGTTCGGCCGCGCTGCCGAGATTGCGGTTGGTCCCCTTGGATATCGATTGTCTCGTTCGTCCCGTTTCTGAATCTGTGCCTTTGGATCGCCCTGCTGTTTCCGAGCAGCATCTCCGCCAGGGACGAAAAAGCCGATCCAGTCACCGCAGCCAACGGCGGCAAGCCGCCGCGGCTGAGTTAA
- the hemF gene encoding oxygen-dependent coproporphyrinogen oxidase, whose amino-acid sequence MSDLPDLSAVRSYLLDLQDRICAGLDAEETGSARFETDEWIRPAGGGGRTRIIADGETFEKGGVGFSHVCGDQLPPSATANRPEIAGKPWQAMGVSLVIHPRNPYAPTSHANVRFFCAGDGLDDPAVFENPESKIKNTTWWFGGGFDLTPYYGFREDAVHWHETARAAVAPFGEDYYPRLKTWCDDYFYLKHRDEPRGVGGLFFDDFNELGFARSFAFMRSVGDHYLPAYQPLVARRKATAYTDRERDWQLYRRGRYVEFNLVWDRGTHFGLQSGGRTESILMSLPPQVSWKYNYTPEPGSPEAALHTDFLRPQDWLAEV is encoded by the coding sequence ATGTCCGACCTGCCCGACCTTTCCGCCGTCCGCTCCTACCTGCTCGATCTGCAGGATCGCATCTGCGCGGGGCTGGACGCCGAGGAAACGGGCTCGGCCCGCTTTGAGACCGACGAGTGGATCCGCCCGGCCGGCGGCGGCGGACGCACCCGCATCATCGCCGACGGCGAGACCTTCGAGAAAGGCGGCGTCGGTTTCTCCCACGTCTGCGGCGACCAACTCCCGCCTTCCGCCACCGCCAACCGCCCCGAGATCGCGGGCAAACCGTGGCAAGCCATGGGCGTCTCCCTCGTCATCCACCCCCGCAATCCCTACGCACCGACGAGTCACGCCAACGTGCGCTTTTTCTGCGCGGGCGACGGCCTCGATGATCCCGCGGTATTCGAGAATCCAGAATCGAAAATCAAAAATACCACGTGGTGGTTCGGCGGTGGTTTCGACCTCACCCCTTATTACGGTTTCCGCGAAGATGCCGTGCACTGGCACGAGACCGCTCGCGCCGCGGTCGCGCCCTTTGGCGAGGACTACTACCCGCGGCTCAAAACGTGGTGCGACGACTACTTTTACCTGAAACATCGCGACGAGCCCCGTGGTGTCGGCGGCCTCTTCTTCGACGATTTTAACGAGCTCGGTTTCGCCCGGAGTTTCGCCTTCATGCGCAGCGTGGGCGACCACTACCTGCCCGCCTATCAGCCGCTCGTGGCCCGCCGCAAAGCCACGGCCTACACCGACCGCGAACGCGACTGGCAGTTGTATCGGCGCGGTCGTTACGTGGAGTTCAACCTGGTCTGGGACCGCGGCACCCACTTCGGCCTGCAGAGTGGCGGCCGCACCGAGTCGATCCTCATGAGCCTGCCGCCGCAGGTGTCGTGGAAATACAACTACACGCCCGAACCCGGCTCCCCCGAAGCCGCCCTCCACACCGATTTCCTCCGCCCCCAAGACTGGCTCGCGGAGGTTTAG
- the hemE gene encoding uroporphyrinogen decarboxylase, producing MTSRERFLKACACEPLDRPPLWVMRQAGRYLPEYRELKAKSSFLHMVHTPELALEVTLQPLRRFNLDAAILFSDILTIPEALGQPYHFRDQGGIGMEYRLETRAQVDALAGPDAVGEKLHYVPAALRLIRAELGDSKAVLGFGGSPWTLATYMVEGGSSDDFERIKLLFYTDRPMFDALLGKLTDALIAYFKLQIEAGADAIQIFDSWGGIIAGPDYEAASLQWIKRIVAALPADFPIILYAKGTAPHLTDQAFSGVRAISLDWTCDLAIARRNLPANVAVQGNLDPVLMQTTPEIVRSAATRLLDSMRDLPGHIFNLGHGITPRAKIACMESLVDTVTSWDNANT from the coding sequence ATGACCTCCCGCGAACGTTTCCTCAAAGCCTGCGCCTGCGAGCCGCTCGACCGACCGCCCCTCTGGGTGATGCGCCAGGCCGGGCGCTACCTGCCTGAATACCGCGAGTTGAAGGCCAAGTCGTCCTTCCTCCACATGGTGCACACGCCCGAGCTCGCTCTCGAGGTCACCCTGCAACCGCTGCGCCGCTTCAACCTCGACGCCGCCATCCTGTTCTCCGACATCCTCACCATCCCGGAAGCCCTCGGCCAACCCTACCACTTCCGCGACCAAGGCGGCATCGGCATGGAATACCGGCTCGAGACCCGCGCCCAGGTCGACGCCCTCGCCGGTCCCGACGCCGTGGGCGAAAAGCTGCACTACGTGCCCGCCGCGCTCCGCCTCATCCGCGCCGAGTTGGGCGACAGCAAGGCCGTGCTCGGTTTTGGCGGCTCCCCGTGGACGCTCGCCACCTACATGGTCGAGGGCGGCAGCTCCGACGACTTTGAACGGATCAAGCTGCTGTTCTACACCGACCGCCCGATGTTCGACGCGCTGCTCGGCAAACTCACCGACGCCCTCATCGCCTACTTCAAGCTGCAGATCGAGGCCGGGGCCGACGCCATTCAGATCTTCGATTCCTGGGGCGGCATCATCGCCGGGCCCGACTACGAGGCCGCCTCCCTCCAGTGGATCAAACGCATCGTCGCCGCGCTGCCGGCCGACTTCCCCATCATCCTCTACGCCAAGGGCACCGCGCCCCACCTCACTGATCAGGCCTTCAGCGGCGTGCGCGCCATCAGTCTCGACTGGACCTGCGACCTCGCCATCGCCCGGCGCAATCTGCCCGCCAACGTCGCGGTGCAGGGCAACCTCGATCCGGTGCTCATGCAGACCACGCCCGAGATCGTGCGCTCGGCCGCCACTCGCCTGCTCGACTCCATGCGCGACCTGCCCGGCCACATCTTTAACCTCGGCCACGGCATCACCCCGCGCGCCAAGATCGCCTGCATGGAATCGCTCGTCGACACCGTGACGAGTTGGGACAACGCCAACACTTAA
- the hemG gene encoding protoporphyrinogen oxidase produces MAFVSKTSVDDASTAKFAHVATDFSAKLSGKMPESRSIAVIGGGATGLAAAHDLAKAGAKVRLFECNTHLGGAVRSERDGEWLIESGPNSLQESAELGALIAELGLGNERCYAQPEAKNRYILRDGRPVAAPASPPGLFQSKLFSFGAKVRLFAEILKRPRIRPADISLAQFIRSHFGDELVDYGLNPFVSGVYAGDPEKLSAKYAFPSLWKMERETGSIIRGQIKAAKAKRARGQKAGPPAIISFREGLGTIPAALARELPEGAIETNARVTTLVRGETGWTLVWARDGSTSSETFDRVVIALPALPLSQLAIGPLGERPLAELANIVSPPVASLFLGYRREQVTHPLDGFGILMPQKENRQVLGVLFSSSLFPGRAPDGHVAVTVMMGGVRRMDLGRADEDQLLAIARRELGEILGVSGDPVFHRLNRWPRAIPQYDLGYGAYLKAIEACERTHAGLYIGGQVRDGIAVPSCLSAGAKLAERALG; encoded by the coding sequence ATGGCCTTTGTTTCGAAAACGTCGGTCGACGACGCCTCTACGGCAAAATTCGCGCACGTCGCGACCGACTTTTCGGCTAAGCTGAGCGGCAAGATGCCCGAATCACGCTCGATTGCCGTCATCGGTGGCGGTGCCACCGGCCTCGCCGCCGCCCACGACCTGGCTAAAGCCGGTGCCAAGGTCCGCCTCTTTGAGTGCAACACCCACCTCGGCGGGGCCGTGCGCAGCGAACGTGACGGCGAGTGGTTGATCGAGAGCGGTCCCAACTCTCTGCAGGAAAGCGCCGAGCTGGGTGCCCTCATCGCTGAGCTGGGGCTGGGCAACGAACGTTGTTACGCGCAGCCCGAAGCCAAGAACCGCTACATCCTGCGCGACGGCCGCCCCGTCGCCGCGCCCGCGTCGCCTCCGGGACTCTTCCAATCGAAACTCTTCTCCTTCGGTGCCAAGGTCCGCCTCTTTGCGGAGATCCTGAAACGCCCGCGTATCCGTCCGGCGGATATCAGCCTCGCCCAGTTCATCCGCTCCCACTTCGGCGACGAGTTGGTCGACTACGGTCTGAATCCCTTCGTCTCCGGCGTCTATGCCGGCGACCCTGAGAAGCTGTCGGCCAAATACGCCTTCCCCTCGCTCTGGAAAATGGAGCGCGAGACCGGGTCCATCATCCGCGGCCAAATCAAGGCCGCCAAAGCCAAACGCGCCCGCGGTCAGAAAGCCGGCCCGCCCGCCATCATTTCCTTCCGCGAAGGTCTCGGCACGATTCCCGCCGCCCTGGCCCGTGAGTTGCCCGAAGGGGCCATCGAGACCAACGCCCGCGTCACGACCCTGGTGCGCGGCGAAACGGGTTGGACGCTCGTGTGGGCCCGCGACGGCAGCACCTCCTCCGAGACCTTTGATCGGGTAGTGATCGCCCTGCCCGCGCTGCCGCTCTCGCAACTCGCCATCGGCCCCTTGGGCGAGCGCCCGTTGGCCGAACTCGCCAACATCGTCTCGCCGCCCGTCGCCTCCCTCTTCCTCGGCTATCGGCGCGAACAGGTCACGCACCCACTCGACGGTTTTGGCATCCTCATGCCGCAAAAGGAAAACCGCCAGGTGCTCGGCGTGCTCTTTTCCTCGTCGCTCTTCCCCGGTCGCGCCCCCGACGGCCACGTCGCCGTCACGGTCATGATGGGCGGAGTGCGCCGCATGGATTTGGGCCGCGCCGACGAAGACCAACTGCTCGCCATTGCCCGCCGCGAACTCGGTGAGATCCTCGGCGTGAGCGGCGACCCGGTCTTCCACCGCCTCAACCGCTGGCCTCGCGCCATCCCGCAATACGACCTCGGCTACGGGGCCTATCTGAAGGCGATCGAAGCCTGCGAGCGCACCCATGCCGGCCTCTACATCGGCGGCCAGGTGCGCGACGGCATCGCGGTCCCCAGCTGCCTGAGCGCTGGCGCCAAACTCGCCGAACGCGCCCTGGGCTAA
- a CDS encoding ATP-binding protein — protein sequence MERYESIVENAVEGIFQSTPDGRFLLVNPALARLYGYDSPASLVQSIDDISRSVYADPSVREEFVRLMEQKGEVRGMEYQVQRKDGSLIWISEHARVVRDPKTSKLLYFEGFIEDITERKQIEAQLRQAQKMDAIGRLAGGVAHDFNNILTALVGYSEILRTLVPEGPAKTYLDAMMDGSQRAAALCRQLLILSRRHAVLPQVLDLNRVVQDMQKLLGRLITENIVLETSLADETLSIRADATQIEQVILNLVVNARDAMPNGGLLGISTRRIQIPDADTPPMIGLADGDYVEVAVRDNGTGMSAEVQSKLFEPFFTTKSEGKGTGLGLATCYNIIQQNRGQILVGSELGQGTTVRFFLPLVPEAPPSRHPFVDGGGGPTGDETVLVVEDDGTIRNLTSIVLEGLGYRVLTAENGAQGLEMAKQFGCRQIDLLVADVIMPQMDGRELAYWLRLVAPEMKVLFISGYTDRAAFSTGTLGKGMGFMQKPFGPAALSRRVREILDEPVA from the coding sequence TTGGAGCGCTACGAAAGCATCGTGGAGAATGCGGTCGAAGGCATCTTCCAATCGACGCCGGATGGACGCTTCCTGTTGGTCAACCCGGCCCTGGCGCGGCTCTACGGTTATGATTCGCCGGCGAGCCTGGTGCAGAGCATCGATGACATCTCGAGGTCGGTCTATGCCGACCCGTCGGTGCGGGAGGAGTTTGTGCGGCTGATGGAGCAGAAGGGGGAAGTGCGCGGCATGGAGTATCAGGTGCAGCGCAAGGACGGCTCGCTCATCTGGATCTCGGAGCACGCGCGGGTGGTGCGGGATCCGAAGACGAGCAAGCTGCTGTATTTTGAGGGGTTCATTGAGGACATCACCGAGCGCAAGCAGATCGAAGCTCAGCTGCGGCAGGCCCAGAAGATGGATGCCATCGGTCGCTTGGCCGGCGGGGTGGCGCATGACTTTAACAACATCCTCACGGCCTTGGTCGGCTACTCCGAAATCCTGCGCACGCTGGTGCCGGAAGGGCCGGCCAAGACCTACCTCGACGCCATGATGGATGGCTCGCAACGCGCGGCGGCGCTGTGTCGGCAGCTGCTCATCCTGAGCCGGCGACACGCCGTGCTGCCGCAGGTGCTGGACCTGAACCGGGTCGTGCAGGACATGCAAAAGCTGCTCGGCCGCCTCATCACCGAAAACATTGTGTTGGAGACCTCGCTGGCGGACGAGACCCTATCGATCCGAGCGGACGCCACGCAGATCGAACAGGTGATCCTCAACCTGGTGGTCAACGCGCGCGACGCCATGCCCAACGGCGGCCTGCTCGGCATCAGCACCCGTCGTATTCAGATTCCGGATGCCGACACGCCGCCCATGATCGGTTTGGCGGATGGCGACTACGTGGAGGTCGCGGTGCGCGACAACGGCACGGGCATGTCGGCCGAGGTGCAGTCCAAGTTATTTGAGCCCTTCTTCACCACAAAATCAGAGGGCAAGGGCACCGGGCTGGGGCTGGCGACCTGCTACAACATCATTCAACAAAACCGCGGACAGATTCTGGTGGGCAGCGAGTTGGGTCAGGGCACGACCGTGCGATTTTTCCTGCCGCTGGTGCCGGAAGCGCCGCCGAGCCGTCATCCCTTTGTCGATGGCGGCGGGGGACCGACAGGCGACGAGACCGTGCTGGTGGTGGAGGACGACGGCACGATTCGCAACCTGACCAGCATCGTGTTGGAGGGGCTCGGTTACCGGGTGCTCACGGCCGAGAACGGCGCGCAGGGGTTGGAGATGGCCAAGCAGTTTGGCTGTCGCCAGATCGACCTGCTGGTGGCCGATGTGATCATGCCGCAGATGGACGGACGGGAGCTGGCCTACTGGCTGCGACTGGTCGCGCCGGAAATGAAGGTCCTGTTCATCTCGGGCTACACCGACCGGGCGGCGTTCAGCACCGGCACGCTCGGCAAGGGCATGGGCTTCATGCAGAAGCCGTTTGGCCCGGCGGCGCTGTCGCGGCGTGTGCGCGAGATCTTGGATGAGCCGGTGGCGTAG
- a CDS encoding beta strand repeat-containing protein: MTKNSVRSALLGSAVFLNLAALGWTQTLVGTEAQFNAAVAAGRAGGSKHIVFTNDITHTGTVLEAISGGGSWIIDGAGYSYDGGNVNQGFTVYDSDVTFQNLTVQNTRAVGGTGGAGHARQFNSADAWVLGAGGGGLGGAGGSSDGGAGNTGGAGGFGRAAAGGGYVHSVGGGIVPGAGGGQFGELLSGFGEFDVADGGGVGAVGSAGGFGGGGGGSGGQYRLSHSPPVAGAVGGAGGFGGGGGGGALAKGGAGGFGGGGGGGAGTGGAAGFGAGQGSAGTYEEYFTNGSITGGGSGGGGLGAGGGIAIFGNATRSNVNLINVSFETTNATGGTVATPFGGSLYPSGGGGAGLGGALFVMGNPTAGGGEYVLHLQGGGNQSGGSAVGGTVHANSNHNGTDGSGAGAGYFLQGFGVLRVTNTTGEAYTINNTITDEVGSGLSGNGGTNGVWSLQKQGAGTLTLNGVNTHTGGTALTGGTLAFNSDAALGAAGVGVSIDNLATFQATASVNLDRPITLGFGSARLSAVDGATLGLNQAMGGSGGIIKNGAGTLSFNTVMTYSGGTTVEEGTLLMASALSLTSSSGIGVLAGATWDLNGYTQSVGDFSGSGDVVLRDGAALFVANSIGSAGWAGDLSGSGGVAKVGAGDLIFSSQNSFTGGLTVAEGSLTAKAENVIAQASGIGVDAGAVFNLNGFDQTVGDFSGAGSVLLGGATLSAGQSLPTADFSGVISGSGELHKIGSGTLRLTGTQTFTGTTVVNGGLLENNGILASLTQVNAGGTLGGIGTFNGEVTVGAGGVIAPGNSPGTITFADGFTILDGAVFNWELGEEASDLIMVTGGVLTGPDSVGGATFNFINGEYLGVGTYDLINFQGAEAVNGFDVLDFTLGDSVAGLSFTFGIENQVLQVTASLSAVPEPATYAVAMGLMAVAIVWIRRRRI, translated from the coding sequence ATGACGAAAAACTCTGTTCGAAGTGCGCTCCTGGGGAGCGCGGTATTCCTGAATCTTGCCGCCCTCGGTTGGACCCAAACGTTGGTGGGCACGGAGGCTCAGTTTAATGCGGCGGTGGCGGCGGGGCGTGCCGGCGGCTCCAAACACATCGTCTTTACCAACGACATCACCCACACCGGGACGGTGCTGGAAGCCATCTCGGGCGGAGGGAGCTGGATCATCGACGGCGCGGGTTACAGCTATGATGGGGGCAACGTGAATCAAGGTTTCACGGTGTATGACAGTGATGTGACCTTTCAAAATTTGACGGTGCAGAACACGCGGGCGGTTGGTGGCACGGGTGGGGCGGGCCACGCCAGACAGTTCAACAGCGCCGATGCTTGGGTCTTAGGCGCCGGTGGTGGAGGATTGGGTGGGGCTGGCGGTTCGTCGGACGGGGGGGCAGGTAACACAGGAGGAGCGGGTGGTTTTGGTCGAGCAGCTGCGGGTGGCGGATATGTCCACAGCGTGGGCGGTGGCATTGTGCCCGGTGCTGGCGGCGGTCAGTTCGGCGAGTTATTGAGTGGCTTCGGTGAATTCGACGTGGCGGACGGCGGTGGTGTCGGGGCGGTGGGCAGTGCGGGCGGTTTCGGCGGTGGCGGCGGAGGTTCGGGCGGGCAGTATAGGTTATCGCACTCGCCCCCGGTGGCGGGTGCGGTCGGAGGTGCCGGTGGTTTTGGCGGTGGCGGAGGCGGTGGTGCCTTGGCCAAGGGTGGTGCCGGCGGCTTCGGCGGCGGAGGCGGTGGCGGAGCCGGGACCGGCGGCGCGGCGGGTTTTGGTGCCGGGCAAGGGTCGGCGGGAACCTACGAGGAATATTTTACCAACGGGAGCATTACGGGCGGTGGGTCTGGCGGAGGAGGCCTCGGTGCGGGCGGTGGTATCGCCATCTTCGGCAACGCCACTAGGTCCAATGTGAATCTCATCAACGTTTCGTTTGAGACCACCAATGCCACTGGCGGCACAGTGGCCACCCCATTCGGGGGATCGCTTTACCCATCGGGAGGTGGTGGTGCCGGTTTGGGCGGAGCCTTGTTTGTGATGGGAAACCCCACGGCCGGAGGCGGAGAGTATGTGCTCCACTTGCAAGGTGGCGGTAACCAGTCCGGTGGGTCGGCGGTCGGGGGCACGGTTCATGCGAATTCCAATCACAACGGGACCGACGGGTCGGGGGCGGGTGCGGGGTATTTCCTGCAGGGCTTTGGTGTTCTGCGGGTGACGAATACGACGGGTGAAGCTTACACCATAAACAATACGATCACCGACGAAGTCGGCAGCGGCCTCTCCGGCAACGGCGGCACCAACGGGGTGTGGTCCTTGCAGAAGCAGGGCGCGGGCACGCTCACGCTCAACGGGGTCAACACCCACACCGGCGGCACCGCGCTCACGGGCGGCACCCTGGCTTTTAACAGCGATGCCGCCCTTGGCGCGGCCGGCGTGGGGGTGAGTATTGATAATCTGGCTACGTTTCAGGCCACCGCCTCCGTCAACCTTGATCGCCCGATTACCCTGGGCTTTGGCAGTGCGCGTTTGAGTGCGGTCGACGGTGCCACGCTCGGTCTGAACCAGGCCATGGGGGGCAGTGGCGGCATCATCAAGAACGGTGCGGGCACGCTGTCTTTCAACACGGTCATGACCTACAGTGGCGGCACCACGGTGGAAGAGGGCACGCTGTTGATGGCGTCAGCGCTTTCGTTAACTTCGTCCAGTGGCATCGGCGTCCTGGCTGGCGCGACCTGGGACCTGAATGGTTACACCCAGAGCGTGGGCGATTTTTCCGGCTCGGGCGACGTTGTGCTACGCGATGGGGCGGCCTTGTTCGTGGCGAACAGTATCGGGTCGGCCGGTTGGGCGGGGGATCTCAGTGGCTCGGGCGGGGTGGCCAAGGTGGGCGCTGGCGACCTGATCTTCAGCAGTCAAAATTCGTTCACTGGCGGGCTCACCGTGGCGGAGGGGTCCCTGACGGCGAAGGCCGAGAACGTCATCGCACAGGCGAGTGGGATCGGCGTCGATGCCGGAGCGGTCTTTAACCTCAATGGTTTCGACCAAACCGTCGGTGATTTTTCCGGTGCCGGGTCGGTTCTGCTGGGCGGTGCCACCCTGTCGGCGGGGCAGAGTCTGCCCACGGCAGACTTCTCCGGGGTGATTTCCGGTAGCGGCGAACTGCACAAAATCGGCAGCGGCACCCTGCGTCTCACCGGGACACAAACGTTTACCGGCACGACGGTGGTGAACGGCGGCCTTTTGGAAAACAATGGCATCCTCGCGTCGCTCACGCAGGTCAATGCAGGCGGAACCCTGGGGGGCATCGGCACCTTTAACGGGGAAGTCACGGTGGGCGCGGGCGGTGTCATCGCACCAGGTAATTCCCCGGGCACGATTACCTTCGCCGATGGGTTTACCATCCTCGACGGTGCGGTTTTTAACTGGGAACTCGGCGAAGAGGCGTCGGACCTCATCATGGTGACGGGCGGTGTGCTCACCGGCCCTGACTCGGTGGGCGGCGCGACCTTCAACTTTATCAACGGAGAGTATTTGGGTGTCGGCACTTACGATTTGATCAACTTCCAGGGGGCGGAAGCGGTGAATGGTTTTGATGTGCTCGATTTCACCCTGGGTGACAGCGTGGCAGGGTTGAGTTTCACCTTCGGCATCGAGAACCAAGTGCTGCAGGTCACCGCCTCCCTGAGTGCAGTCCCCGAACCCGCCACCTACGCGGTGGCGATGGGGCTCATGGCCGTAGCGATTGTTTGGATACGACGACGACGAATTTGA